Proteins encoded within one genomic window of Sphingomonas sp. NBWT7:
- a CDS encoding fused MFS/spermidine synthase, translating to MIARSSRGLFVATILTGSFLLFLVQPMVARIALPRIGGAPAVWNSAMLVYQALLLAGYGYAHGLGRLAVRRQAGVHLALLLLAMLWLPIGVLAWPMPDGIAPEWWVPWLLAASIGPLFVIVSAQAPLMQRWFAAARPDEDPYRLYAASNLGSFAGLIAYPLAVEPLLPVAGQRWLWSAGYVLLVALVAVIATGLPRTRAAAAEPATQVDANPAGPRRIAHWIALAAVPSGLMLATSTYITTDIVAMPLLWVIPLGIYLLSFTIAFADDRSVADLIVRIAPVTILLFGGVMIGGFSVQPFFGLALAIVLLFMASVALHTALYRLRPAPERLTGFYLAMSVGGAIGGLFAGLVAPALFDWTWEYPILILAAGALVPQVFLAHPVRALWNRGAGMPGLIGVAVALAALLALRQWGPDALFGEDHPGTVFAAIAIVGLLTVGARRAYLMVLGTALLLFGGMAAIKISLDGTIRTRSYFGVYSVDEQPRKRTLAHGTTLHGVQLLGSPAREQTPTTYYVPSSGVGRAMTLAPAFYGPESRIGVVGLGTGTLACYAWPGQRWTFFEIDPTMVDLARTRFSFVRTCAPDATITLGDARLSIARTPRGAFDLLALDAFSSDAVPIHLLTREAFADYGRALQPKGLLLVHISNRYLDLSPVIAAAAGAGGWHAIQLVDRPAMREEGGSISHWIALSRDPVAIRQLRGIGTGWVDFPHYPDFSGWSDDYASILPLLHP from the coding sequence ATGATCGCGCGGTCGAGCCGCGGGCTGTTCGTCGCGACGATCCTGACCGGATCGTTCCTGCTGTTCCTCGTCCAGCCGATGGTCGCGCGCATCGCGCTGCCGCGGATCGGCGGTGCGCCGGCGGTGTGGAATTCGGCGATGCTGGTGTACCAGGCGCTGCTCCTCGCAGGCTACGGCTATGCGCACGGCCTGGGGCGGCTCGCCGTTCGGCGGCAGGCGGGCGTTCACCTCGCGCTGCTCCTGCTGGCGATGCTGTGGCTGCCGATCGGCGTGCTCGCCTGGCCGATGCCCGACGGAATTGCGCCCGAATGGTGGGTGCCATGGCTGCTTGCCGCTTCGATCGGGCCACTGTTCGTGATCGTCTCGGCGCAGGCGCCGCTGATGCAGCGCTGGTTCGCCGCCGCCCGCCCCGACGAGGATCCCTATCGGCTCTACGCCGCGTCGAACCTGGGCAGCTTCGCCGGGCTGATCGCCTATCCGCTCGCGGTCGAGCCGCTGCTGCCCGTCGCGGGGCAGCGCTGGCTGTGGAGCGCGGGCTATGTCCTGCTCGTCGCGCTCGTTGCGGTGATCGCGACCGGCCTGCCGCGCACCCGCGCCGCCGCCGCGGAGCCGGCTACGCAGGTCGATGCCAACCCTGCCGGACCGCGCCGCATCGCGCACTGGATCGCGCTCGCCGCCGTGCCCTCGGGGCTGATGCTCGCGACGTCGACCTATATCACCACCGATATCGTCGCGATGCCGCTTTTGTGGGTGATCCCGCTTGGCATCTATCTGCTCAGCTTCACGATCGCCTTCGCCGACGATAGAAGCGTCGCCGATCTGATCGTGCGCATCGCGCCGGTGACGATCCTGCTGTTCGGCGGGGTGATGATCGGCGGCTTCTCGGTCCAGCCGTTCTTCGGGCTCGCACTGGCGATCGTGCTTCTGTTCATGGCGTCGGTTGCGCTCCACACCGCGCTCTACCGGTTGCGCCCCGCGCCCGAGCGGTTGACGGGCTTCTATCTCGCAATGTCGGTCGGGGGTGCGATTGGTGGGCTGTTCGCCGGGCTCGTCGCGCCGGCGCTGTTCGACTGGACCTGGGAATATCCAATCCTGATCCTCGCCGCCGGCGCATTGGTGCCGCAGGTGTTCCTCGCGCATCCGGTCCGCGCATTGTGGAACCGCGGCGCTGGAATGCCGGGGCTGATCGGCGTGGCCGTCGCGCTGGCTGCGCTACTTGCGTTACGGCAATGGGGTCCGGACGCGCTGTTCGGCGAGGATCATCCCGGTACTGTCTTCGCCGCTATCGCGATCGTCGGGCTACTGACCGTGGGGGCGCGTCGCGCGTACCTGATGGTGCTTGGCACGGCGCTGCTGCTGTTCGGCGGGATGGCCGCGATCAAGATCTCGCTTGACGGTACCATTCGCACACGCAGCTATTTCGGGGTCTACAGCGTCGACGAACAGCCACGTAAACGCACGCTGGCGCACGGCACCACCTTGCACGGCGTCCAGCTGCTCGGCAGCCCGGCGCGCGAGCAGACGCCGACGACCTATTACGTGCCCTCATCGGGCGTCGGCCGCGCGATGACGCTCGCGCCCGCATTCTACGGACCGGAAAGCCGCATCGGCGTCGTCGGGCTGGGGACGGGGACGCTCGCCTGCTATGCCTGGCCGGGGCAGCGCTGGACGTTCTTCGAGATCGACCCGACGATGGTCGATCTGGCGCGGACGCGCTTCTCGTTCGTCCGCACCTGCGCGCCCGATGCCACGATCACGCTCGGCGACGCGCGGCTGTCGATCGCGCGGACGCCGCGCGGCGCGTTCGACCTCCTCGCGCTCGATGCCTTCTCGTCGGATGCGGTACCGATCCACCTACTGACGCGCGAGGCGTTCGCCGATTACGGCCGCGCGCTTCAGCCCAAGGGGCTGCTGCTGGTGCACATCTCCAACCGCTATCTCGACCTTTCACCGGTGATCGCCGCTGCAGCGGGGGCGGGCGGATGGCACGCGATCCAGCTCGTCGACCGACCCGCGATGCGCGAGGAGGGCGGATCGATATCGCACTGGATCGCCCTGTCGCGCGATCCCGTCGCGATCCGTCAGCTACGCGGTATCGGCACCGGGTGGGTCGACTTTCCGCACTATCCGGACTTCAGCGGCTGGAGCGACGATTACGCGTCGATCCTGCCGCTGCTGCATCCGTGA